CTTCCCTTTCCTTGAACTGTACAGCTAGCAGTACACTACAGATCGAACCAAATTATAAGCAGCTGCCTTTCGGTTGCTTTGCTTCCAATACATTATATACATTCCCTTATCTTTTCTCTATAATAGTATATATAGagcaaatatttttctatttcttaacttaaaaaatgaaaaaaataaaagaaaagaaaagaagaaaataaaaaattaaagcattgtatatatatatatatatatatatatatatatatatatatatatatatgctaaataGAAAATAGTTTGAATACGCTGCATGGGGATGGAGATGGAGTAACAAAGAGATACGTAGCGATGGGTGCAAGGCttccatcataaaaaaaattgaccctCTCACCCTCTTTACAACATACACGTGTCAAGCTCTAATGGTCCCACTTGTATTGCTTTGGCTGGTCCCGGAGTTGTTGATgatacttaattatttaaagttaaTACTAATTGTTAGGCTCATGATTGCGTGCAACAAAAATGCTTTCTCATGCCTTTGACAAATTAAGGGTACTTTTAGATTTGGGATctcaaaaaataacttttaaaaatttagttaagtgtttggtaaaattgtaatttgacattttaaaattatgcgttttcataAAAGCACTCtcttgcctgcgatttgaaaaaacagattttctgttttctcaaatcgcaatttcaaacgattcattttctgccatctgatttaaaatcgtactttttgtctacgaaattgtAATCCCAAACTCACTCTAAACTACATTATCATTTAATACACGAGGAGTAGGGTTGATTTTCATCAAGTTGTATAACATTCTAATAgcagtttactaaatagcattactcatacaCGAGTGATGTTAGAAACAACacttttatcttacaattacATCACAATGACTGATCTAAGAGTTGGTTGTGACTGGCACATCAGGATTATGAGATGATTATGGGATAAAAATATTCGTGatttctagaattttttatatacactggatttttcttctaaaaagtgctttttcttttctatatctCTTTTCTTGAGTGCTAAAAACTAATATTCCCACAGCAAAAAGAGTTAGGACCAAATATCTTTTTTGGGCAATGTTAATCATGATTTTCTAATCGTTATTTCAGGTACCTTCTTAATGGGGTTTTgaccaatttaattattgttaatacCTTCTGTCTGGTGGCATGGTTGTTGAAAAGGACCTCTAAACCATACCACTTATccaaaattaatattacttaTGCAATAAGTGAGTTGATTAAAGAATGAACTCAGGAAATGAATATAAgcttgttatttgtaattaTCTAATGGCTGTGAATTAGGTGTTATATTGGTGTAACTCCAATTTCTTCATTAATTTGCataaaacaaatttataaaaatcaatacaaaattaaggATAAGACCTACaaccttctttttcttaaaaattaaggATTTTTAAGGTAATAAACATCTTATGCACAATGTAAATCAAAGAGACATTGTGGTTTTCCAAGGGGAAACACATGCAGCATTATTGCAGTAATTAGAACAAAGGGATGCAACCatgaaaaaaaaggagaagatcAGAAAGATGAGTACTTGACTAGTTTCATCCATTCTGTTCACAGTCAGACTCTTCTTTCCAGgaattttctaaaagaaaaaaaatcatcctaTTTGGTTTGTAAGATGGAACATTTACATCTGCACTCCAAATCCAAATCAATATCAAGTAAAGCAATTGTTTTCATCAACCTAATCTGGCAACTACTGTCAAATTAATGACAAATATTTGCCCCTCTGAGAAAAGAGAAGtgactttttattttatctgtTTTACCTTAGAGCTTGGTCACTACACCATCAGATAGATTGGTGGCagcaacttttttttgtttgttttccctTCCTGTGTATTGTACAAACCTTTTGGCTGTCTGtccatttttgttaattttttttcttaattggaGAACACATGTTTTAAggtgttttcttaatttttctctaaaagaaCTGTTTTAATGTGTTCTAATTTCATTTGTTGGCACTGCAAATCATTAAAATGGACTAATCAGCagaaaaaagagagggaaaaaaaatcatcaaacccaATATTTGAGGTATTTTTCATAACTATTATGAGGAACAAGAGGGACAGATCTTTGTGACTAAAGGATGTTGTTATGGCTTTTACATAAAATTTCAACTCAATTGGAGGGAATCACATATATGCCAGTGACTGGTGCAAATGGTGGATCTTTTATATTTACCGTCAGTGAATATGTAAAACAAAGTGAAACCCTTTAATTTCCTCagtccaaatatatatattgaataaagAATATCAAGccaaagagataaaagaaaaacaaaaaaagatatgAAAAAAGTAGgtgacaaacaaaaataaaacgaaAATCGAAATTCTGAAGTGgatagaaaattcaaaatgaCGTTACTGTGTCTATATTGGCTCTGCTGCCTTACCATGCTCTCAACCTCCCTCCCTAAGCATCAGCTTATTCGGCAAAGCTCCCAATATCAtttctctgtctctgtctctcaaaTTCATTCTGCCTGTTTGTTGCATAGACTGATTCATAGCTTTGATCACTGTGTTTTAGAATTTGGTTCCTGGGTTTcttgagattttatttttctttagtttatatTACCTTTCAACTATTGGTAGACAGATGTTGCAATCTTTTGCTTCTGATTGATCAGTATGAGAGGAGCAATGGGTACTTCTCCTGGTGCTGTTGAAGCTAGACATCGTTTATCTGCATCCATGTGAGTTTCTTCTTTGCTTGTAAGCATGGAACTTCCTATTGTTTGTCATCGTTTTCTTGTTAGATCATTACATAGGCTCTTCTGTATGAGTTTGATTCAATGATGATCACAGAAATCGATATTTCATCTTTGAATCTATTTGTAATCGATGTTATTGCAGCTTGCACATAGTCCCCTGCATTGGCCAAATTTAATGGTGTGCAATGAATTCAAATATGTCTCACCTTTCTCTGTcatgattttagagtgagttcTTAGAAGCTTAAGTACCCCCACAAGCCcctttttaatcaaattttcgACCTTATGAAGGCATATAGATAGTCTGTAGTATTTTTTAATCcagttttgaagtatgaatcaAATTTCGGTCTTTCAGAGTTATTCTCTGTTTTTTGTCTAGCAACTAGCTTCTTTCTCTTCACTAATTGTTCCCTCTATAGTCTTCAATCTTTGGTTTCTCTATACTGTCATACGTAGTCAGAACAATTCTAGTTCTTGTCGACGTTCGTTCCTTTAATTCAAAAGAAGTTTATGGTTCAACTGGATAATTGTATTGATTATGCAGTACCAATCTTCACATGAGATACATCGTCATTTCATCATTTATAGGATCCAACCATGTTAGAAGCTATCATATGTGGCTAATTCATTAGACAAGGTGAATATTCAACAACATTGCTTACGTAGGAAATAAATATTCTGAGTTTGGAGAGTCTGATTGTTCTTTTCTTCTGAGCAAGGATTGTGAATTCTTGCAAGGATTTTTTGTACATGAAATCTCAATGCTAGCTTTCCCCAGATGGATTTCTGGTAACAAAGATTTTCATTTCTTTGAATTGAAGTCTTCTTTAAAAttcccccacccaaaaaaaggaaaaaaagctTATAAGTTTTAGGCTGGGATATTATATCTAACAATTATGTAACAACAGCAATATTATCCATCAAATCTCCTTCCAAACAATTAGCTAATTTCTTTCAATCAGAataattatgatatatatattcaatttaacaGCCATACATGATGTGTACTGTTAACAGTAATAGATCAATCGATTTTAACATTTCCAATGAAGCTAGGAATCAGATTTTGCAGAAATCATACCAACAAATGATGACCACAAAAGTGCTAAATGTAATACTAGCAAAGAAATGTAAGTTAGAGGTTTCTAGTTCTAGATGTGCTTGTAACTTCACATGAGCTAAGCCAACACAACAGAATTAACAAAAGGAACCAATAGGGTTCTTGAAAACCTGAACCATGTCAACTCGTGGGCCTTCACATctatatcttctttttctttttcttttttaattttttttctaattcagaTATTGACATTTGACAACATTCTCACTTATGTGGGGGGGAAATGGGAAGCATACTACAACTGAAGTTCTCTTTTCTTGAAGGATTccttcttcaaatatttttccttctttatttaCTGATCTGCTCTTCTTGCTTCTTTGTTTCCTAATTTGTCATTGGATTTCCAATTTGGAACAGTGAAGACGTATACAAAAAAAGATTACAGAAAAACAAAGCTAAGCCTTTTCAAATCTCCATTCAAGATAGAAGTTCAAGGTGCAAGTTTCCTCTGCTGAAACTTGTCCTCCTAGTTGTCTTATCTGGCACTTTTGTAACCCTCTTATACTCTCCAGAGGTTTACAACACTAATCAGCCAGCTCAATCTGGTTCTAGGTATGTTTTATCCTATTTTTGAATATGCCGTTACTATGTCTGAACTTTTGACTGTGGACTCAAGGTTGAAATTTAGGACCTTTGGTTCGAATTCGAGATTTTTGGAggagtaaatttaatcacttaatcaatactttaacccCATGTGATGAATCTTCCATAGTCACTGGCTAAAGCAAAATTTACCCAATGCAGGTCTAGTTTTGTGAACAGGTGGATATGGGGAGGCTCAGATCCTCGTTATATATCAAATATTGGCATTGACTGGGATGACATTATGAAAGTTATCGAGAAGGTCAATGACAATAATGAAACTCAGGGAGTTGGTCTTTTAAACTTCATTGAGAGTGAAATCAATCAGTGGAAGCAGCTTATTCCTGATGCCAAACACAGTGTTCTTCAACTGGACTACGCTGCAAAAAATGTGACATGGGAATCCTTATACCCAGAATGGATTGACGAGGAAGAAGAATCTGATGTTCCCATTTGTCCATCTCTACCAACGCTGAAAGCCCCTGGAATACGATTTGATCTCATTGCTGTTAAACTTCCCTGTCGGAATGAAGGGAATTGGTCCAGAGATGTGGGAAGGTTGCACTTGCAGCTTGCAGCTGCTGTTCTGGCAGCCTCTGTGAAAGGCTTGCATcctgttcatttgctttttattACCGAGTGCTTCCCAATACCAAATCTGTTTACTTGTAAGGAGCTTGTTGTACGTGAAGGGAATGCATGGCTATACAAGCCAGACTTGAATGCATTGCGACAAAAAGTCCAGCTTCCAGTGGGATCTTGCGAACTTTCACTTCCTCTCAGGGGCAATGGTCAGTTCTAACCTTGCATTTATATGGTGTCTCTCTTTCTCATAGTTGCATGAAATTAGTAGCTTTTCGGAATGACATTCTCAACAGCCATACTTTATCAATATGCATGCAGTTCTCATATATCAAGGAATAATCGATTAATGCATTTAAATCAAACAATTTTGCATTCAAAGATTCATTCTCAAACTTAACTTTTTAAGGGTTGGCTTATTCAGTTTCTTCATTTTAGCACATTTCTTGAAAAGTTGATTATAGGCCTCTCTTGGAGATTGATCTCCTCATCTGACTCACCTTGTGATTCTTGATCACAAGTCTCAACAAGAGCAGGAGGGTCAAATTCACTAGAACTGCCAGCACTGTTCACAGAGATCGTGAAAACAATGAAACTCACATTCTTCTATTCAGAATCATCAGAGTCATTGCTGAAGGTAGCATTCATAGCTTTTTCCTTGGGAGTTCTTAAAATTGGGACAATCAGTCCTAACATGCCCAAAGCCCGAGCACCCATTGCATTGAATGCTTTGCGCATTCTTATCTTTCTTGGGCTTTTCTTTCTGTCCTTGGGCGGCTCCTTGGAAATCACCCTTAGAAATATCCAAAGACGAGTTcttattatttctatttttgaaCCTGAGGAATTTTCTGAATTTCTTGGCCAACATAGCTACTTCCTCAGAATTTATAGTCATAATCAAAGGATTCCACCAGATTTCATCACCTTCTTCCTAGAGGACTTCaaagcttttttcttctttggttagAGGCAATGTAACACCCTGGTCCCATATtagaaagagataaataactcacttaaagtgagtggtttataagagatagatgaATGCTAggtcccacattgcttagttattaggtgaaactggactttataagtaATCTTAGGAAAAGTTTCAAatcgactagtccttttggggtgatagcgcagatgtggctagcgttttttcctgagtcgttacaaatggtatcagagtcacctAGTAACGCCAAGTCATGTGGCactggagcactgcatgacgtggcctTGACGAGGACGTCAAGAGTTtaaggtgggggggggggggagtttgtaacacctcggtcccatattgggaaaagataaataattcacttagagtgagtagtttataaaagATAGATGAGTGCAAGTCCCACGTTCCATAGTTACAAGGTGAAATTgggttttataagtaattttagaaaaagcttCAAATCGACTAGtcctttttggggtgatagtgcagatgtggctagcgcttttttcTGAGTCGTTACAGGCAATGACAACTTATATTGTTGAAGACATCCAACGAACTCTTCAACTTTCATAAAGTCCAAGTCCTTACTTTCTTCTATGGCAGTAACCTTAACAGTAGATGATGTAAGAACCCATGACCCCCGACACAAGCACTTAAAGAGAACTCGATTGAATCAGAGTCTAACAGCACTATGACAGTTTGAAACACATGACTTTTTtccaataaaaacttaaaaaaaattggatatgaAACATGCTCAGTTGTCAGTTACATTTCTCTTGAATTGTATGAAATGCTTCGACAGTGACTTGGCAATATGGTTCTTCCATCTTTCATAATGTTATTGTGCATACCTTTTACTCAACTTTcattaaagttttcttttttctgtttttctgtatttatTAATAGAGATCTAATAAAATTCCTTGCAATACAGAGCTGGTTTACTCGGGAAATATTCACCGAGAAGCTTATGCAACAATTCTCCATTCAGCTCATGTTTATGTTTGTGGAGCCATTGCTGCTGCCCAGAGCATCCGCATGTCTGGCTCCACACGAGACCTTGTCATACTTGTTGACGAGACAATCAGTGGATACCACAGGAGTGGACTCGAAGCCGCAGGGTGGAAGATTAAGACAATCCAAAGGATCAGGAATCCAAAAGCTGAGAAAGATGCCTATAATGAATGGAATTACAGCAAGTTCCGGCTATGGCAGTTAACAGATTATGACAAGATCATTTTCATTGACGCTGATTTGCTTATACTCAGAAACATTGATTTCTTATTTAGGATGCCAGAGATTTCTGCAACTGGGAACAATGGCACGCTTTTTAACTCTGGTGTAATGGTTATTGAGCCTTCAAACTGCACTTTCAAGCTTTTGATGGATCACATCAATGAGATTGAGTCCTACAACGGGGGAGACCAAGGATACTTAAATGAGATCTTTACATGGTGGCATAGGATTCCAAAACACATGAACttcttgaaaaatttctggtTTGGTGATGAGGAAGAGGTTAAGCAAAGGAAAACCATGCTCTTTGGCGCTGAGCCTCCAATTCTCTATGTTCTTCACTATCTGGgtattgttaaatcaccactaatctcaaaagtttaagtttattatttaaattatacttTACTTTCACTCACGTGCGGTCTCAAACCCCTGTCTAGAGTTTGAAATGAGAGATAAACTGTAGAGTCAGAATTTGAACTCAGGACATCTGCTctgaaattatattaaatttaatcatttaatttatactttTAACAGGTATGAAGCCATGGCTGTGCTTCCGCGACTATGATTGTAATTGGAATGCTGATATATTCCAAGAGTTTGCAAGCGATGTTGCTCATGAAAAGTGGTGGAGGGTGCATGATGCAATGCCTGAGCTGTTGCAGCAGTTCTGTCTGCTGCAATCAAAGCAGAAGGCACAGCTAGAATGGGACCGAAGGCAAGCGGAGAAGGCAAACTACACAGATGGGCATTGGAGCATCAAAGTTAAGGATCAACGTTTGAAGAAATGCATAGACAATTATTGCTCCTGGAAGAGCATGTTAAAGCACTGGGGCGAGACAAATTGGACAGAGGATGAAGCTTTTACTCCAACACCACCTGCAATTGCAACTGCTTCTCTCTCTGGCTTGTGAGTTGTAGATTCTGTTTTCTCGTGAAAGTTGTGCCGTCGGTATATATTTCCTCACCTATTTTCATTCCTTGGGTTTGTAAATGACATGGTAGTTCCATGAAGGTATTCATTCTTTTCCCATCTCTTTAATGTCTAAAAGTGTTTTTGACGCCGGacagaactaagattgttctgacagCGTATGATAACAGCAAaaactatgaattgaagatagaaaagagaatttagaaagaaggaaaataacaaataggaaaGAGATAACCCctaattgccccaaataagcaaacataaaaataactctaaaagacttgaaatttaattgatacttcaaaacttgattgaCATGCCTTTATATAGATAATGTTATTGTATTTTCCAAGCATGATagttggagaaaaagaaagaaataaaaatacaaaacataaccgCAAACTTAGAGATAGTAAAAttcttttattctaaaaataatattcaaatattttctaTGGCTATTTTCATTCTTGGGCTATTCTTATTCAAAAATCTTTGAATCTTTTGCTTGATTTTTCTCTTGCATCAGTTTTAGACCTATTCTTTGCTCTAGTATGGTAGACATTGTGACCTTTGATACGTTGATCCATTTACAGTTACATGTTTGTACCCAAATTGCGAGTATAAGAGCATCTCTAGCAATTTATGCATtttaattaaagagaaaaatgattgaagtaaaaggagagagaagaaagaaaaatgattaaaaaaagaaggggaaaaTACAATTAACCCCCTAAAGTTTGACCACTTTTTTAATTCTGcctccaatgtttaaaaattttcaatgtgtCCCAATGAAGTTTCCCGATTTGTCAATATGGCTAATCCATTAGTGATTTTCGTCTGCTCTGATAGAAAGGGCCTTACATGCTCCGCACGTAATTTTTTTCATGCGAGCTTTTCTATTTTTCCCTTATTTAGACGGGGTCAATTACTGAATTGACCTTGAAAAGTTTCACGCGTGTTTCAGACAAATTTGAACTGATGTTTAATGAAACTTCAGACATATCCCCTTCTTTGTGTTCTTTGACTAGTCCAAAGATAGCAATTAACTTTGAACCAGCATCTCCGATTTCTTCGACAAGTACAAAGCGTGATCACGAAGCCATTGATTTCTATTTTCCGGTTAGAGGTTAGTAAAAATGTGaatcttttaaaattagaattgtGTGGAAATTGTCTGATGTTTTAATGAGGCTTCAGACAAATGGGCTGCCTCTACCAGCGCTAGTGGAGAAGCATTCACATTTCCTCATACCCCCTGTTGGCATTGCCCCTATTAGCCATATTAACCCCTCTTAGCTATTTTgccatttttttcccttttgtttttgttaaatgTTAGAAAAGAGATAGAAATGCAGAAAAGTAAATGCTCCTAAACAAAGTCGCTTTCCTTCAAAAATTATTCTCCCCCACCAAATGAATTGGCATGCAAAAcgttacaacaaatattttttctggaTACAAAGAACCCAAGAAAAAACATCTATTCTTTCAAGGCTCTTTAATACATTCTATTTACACATATTAATAACtaaaaattttcagtcacttcTTATGAACTGGTTTTATCAATCTCAAGAGTCATGCATGAAACTGGTTTCTGTCAATACTGCAGGGATGTTTCAAGGTTATTCAGAACTGTTAATGTTTTCTCCTTTTAACCAACTTTCCTGATCGATGCATACGGATAAGGATCGACGACAATTTTCCAACCTAACAAAAGGCTTATATGGGTCCCATTTACTTGATTAGATGACCGAATAActcaaaattgatttgaacgGGTGAATTTTATATGATTGTTACATGCCT
The Alnus glutinosa chromosome 14, dhAlnGlut1.1, whole genome shotgun sequence genome window above contains:
- the LOC133856558 gene encoding UDP-glucuronate:xylan alpha-glucuronosyltransferase 1, with product MRGAMGTSPGAVEARHRLSASIEDVYKKRLQKNKAKPFQISIQDRSSRCKFPLLKLVLLVVLSGTFVTLLYSPEVYNTNQPAQSGSRSSFVNRWIWGGSDPRYISNIGIDWDDIMKVIEKVNDNNETQGVGLLNFIESEINQWKQLIPDAKHSVLQLDYAAKNVTWESLYPEWIDEEEESDVPICPSLPTLKAPGIRFDLIAVKLPCRNEGNWSRDVGRLHLQLAAAVLAASVKGLHPVHLLFITECFPIPNLFTCKELVVREGNAWLYKPDLNALRQKVQLPVGSCELSLPLRGNELVYSGNIHREAYATILHSAHVYVCGAIAAAQSIRMSGSTRDLVILVDETISGYHRSGLEAAGWKIKTIQRIRNPKAEKDAYNEWNYSKFRLWQLTDYDKIIFIDADLLILRNIDFLFRMPEISATGNNGTLFNSGVMVIEPSNCTFKLLMDHINEIESYNGGDQGYLNEIFTWWHRIPKHMNFLKNFWFGDEEEVKQRKTMLFGAEPPILYVLHYLGMKPWLCFRDYDCNWNADIFQEFASDVAHEKWWRVHDAMPELLQQFCLLQSKQKAQLEWDRRQAEKANYTDGHWSIKVKDQRLKKCIDNYCSWKSMLKHWGETNWTEDEAFTPTPPAIATASLSGL